A genomic segment from Marmota flaviventris isolate mMarFla1 chromosome 7, mMarFla1.hap1, whole genome shotgun sequence encodes:
- the Uvssa gene encoding UV-stimulated scaffold protein A isoform X3 codes for MDQKLLKLVEELTTSGEPQLNPEKMKELKKVCKSSEEQLSCAYRLLKTQLTQDHAEVRLSAFQIVDELFTRSHQFRVLLVSDFQEFLELTLGTNHEQPLPPPREAAQRLRQAALRAVEGWNERFGEAYKKLALGYHFLKHTKKVDFQDVNGRTLAERQQEEQKQRHLDRIYRERAKQAEREMEEMSAEVGCCLTEVENCFRLLVPLDFDPCPEASFLDEGPPGSLSSDWEVPHWSSTPDAPDEPCCSKDLPASAYHPGATGAGEGPPQAATGDPLEDEEQPCCSKDLPASAQHSGAAGAGEGCQAAVEDAPQDECSGEQFVRSHGLGSHKYSLDVELPLDGLKVQENDDNLAVLHAARDAIKLIQNKFLPAVCSWVQRFTRAGTHGGHLRCAIDLKAKLELALRKYEELHVQPEWGPRSKTEAPGDEEDEDDEDFVEVPEKEGAGAQSPSAGSGERRSCTGLTGDEEDEKGRGGVGPHLCCCPAVAAPRLPASCPTLLCQGSTGTRGGPETGGRAGPGARGTLWSGPVLLGPGAAGDREDPQAGGQGGTVLPLLSWGPEGRAQSRRAGVTVLQGPLQMSVRRLGTPADLNLSTVSGSPGR; via the exons ATGGATCAAAAACTGTTAAAGTTGGTAGAAGAGCTCACAACTTCAGGAGAACCCCAACTGAATCCTGAGAAAATGAAGGAACTGAAGAAAGTTTGCAA GTCTTCAGAGGAGCAGCTCAGCTGTGCCTACCGCCTGCTGAAAACACAGCTGACCCAGGACCATGCTGAGGTCCGCCTGTCCGCCTTCCAGATCGTGGATGAGCTCTTCACCAGGTCTCACCAGTTCAGGGTGCTGCTTGTTTCTGACTTCCAGGAGTTCCTGGAGCTCACACTGGGCACCAACCATGAGCAGCCCTTGCCGCCCCCCAGAGAGGcagcccagaggctgaggcaggcagccCTGCGCGCTGTGGAAGGGTGGAATGAGAGGTTTGGTGAGGCCTACAAGAAGCTAGCCTTGGGCTACCACTTCTTAAAACACACCAAAAAG GTGGACTTTCAGGATGTAAATGGGAGGACTCTGGCAGAAAGGCAGCAAGAAGAGCAGAAGCAGAGGCACTTGGATAGAATCTACAGAGAAAGAGCCAAGCAGGCCGAAAGGGAAATGGAAG AGATGTCTGCAGAAGTTGGGTGCTGTCTGACGGAAGTGGAGAACTGCTTCAGGCTGCTGGTGCCTTTGGACTTTGACCCGTGCCCAGAAGCCAGCTTCCTTGATGAGGGTCCCCCTGGTTCCTTGAGCTCAGACTGGGAAGTCCCTCACTGGTCAAGCACTCCTGATGCCCCAGATGAGCCATGCTGCAGCAAGGACCTGCCCGCCTCTGCATACCACCCGGGGGCCACTGGTGCTGGGGAGGGGCCGCCCCAGGCAGCCACAGGGGACCCCTTGGAGGACGAGGAGCAGCCGTGCTGCAGCAAGGACCTGCCCGCCTCTGCGCAACACTCAGGGGCCGCTGGTGCTGGGGAGGGCTGCCAGGCAGCCGTGGAGGATGCGCCCCAGGACGAGTGCAGCGGGGAGCAGTTTGTGCGCAGCCATGGGCTGGGCTCACACAAGTACTCGCTGGACGTGGAACTGCCCTTGG ACGGTCTGAAGGTGCAAGAGAATGATGACAATCTTGCTGTCCTCCATGCTGCCCGCGATGCAATCAAGCTCATCCAGAACAAGTTCCTGCCAGCTGTGTGCTCCTGGGTCCAG AGGTTTACCCGAGCAGGGACCCATGGTGGACACTTACGGTGTGCCATCGACTTGAAGGCAAAACTGGAACTTGCGCTGAGAAAGTATGAGGAGCTTCACGTGCAGCCTGAGTGGGGACCAAGGAGCAAG ACTGAAGCCCCAGGGGACGAGGAGGATGAGGACGACGAGGACTTTGTGGAGGTGCCGGAGAAGGAGGG GGCTGGAGCCCAAAGCCCCTCTGCAGGCTCTGGAGAAAGACGCAGCTGCACAGGGCTCACAGGCGACGAAGAGGACGAGAAGGGACGAGGAGGCGTCGGACCCCACCTCTGCTGCTGCCCAGCTGTGGCGGCCCCACGACTGCCTGCCTCCTGTCCTACCCTCCTCTGTCAG GGCTCCACTGGGACCAGAGGAGGCCCAGAAACTGGCGGAAGAGCGGGCCCAGGCGCCCGTGGTACCCTTTGGAGTGGACCTGTGCTACTGGGGCCAGGAGCAGCCGGTGACCGGGAAGATCCTCAG GCTGGTGGGCAGGGCGGGACAGTCCTGCCTCTGTTGTCCTGGGGCCCTGAGGGCAGAGCACAGAGCAGGAGGGCAGGTGTGACCGTCCTCCAAGGTCCTCTGCAGATGAGCGTCAGGAGACTTGGTACACCGGCAGATCTGAATCTCAGCACCGTTTCTGGAAGCCCCGGGAGGTAG